A stretch of Henckelia pumila isolate YLH828 chromosome 4, ASM3356847v2, whole genome shotgun sequence DNA encodes these proteins:
- the LOC140866486 gene encoding glycosyltransferase-like At2g41451: MTDRRKHYELLIILSSSRCYQSVNLLNMTCIMTSTSASLEQILPWMFYHKVIGVSNFLLFVKGRASSSHVSNVLECSQ; the protein is encoded by the exons ATGACGGACCGACGGAAACACTACGAGTT GCTTATTATTTTGTCGTCATCTCGCTGCTATCAGTCAGTCAATTTGCTGAACATG ACATGCATCATGACAAGTACATCTGCTAGCTTGGAGCAAATTTTACCATGGATGTTCTATCATAAAGTTATTGGTGTGTCAAATTTCCTTCTTTTTGTCAAAGGGAGAGCTTCATCTTCTCATGTATCAAATGTTCTTGAATGTTCAC AATGA
- the LOC140862474 gene encoding uncharacterized protein — protein MDKLARGHLAKNVDYDVNELNAMGIGLDSHTLLVIKIPDSTWVLRVLSRILFLATIILALSSFGSKLRTSSNGALFKPDANSDMASGYKILPLLLHDLLEEGLIKKGQKGFVLGAGNFHNEDDFQFLEDAGVDLLIGTDLQQKNAVEPQVFDFVFSLSFRRIHLFDGVLKEGGLVISPLDSDPLTELQLLSSYKIVYLRRFENTVVAMRKKGNNSPSKQVSSFSVTPEEKKAALKNLEDVYLEPPRRSTLVKKPIFTSRKIKFLPDLLKDSLDEYPRRIFISDDLTALDWFYKNYPMKDQEFEVYDMEIVTNNDVPSQRATPQETGVSSWLVKNVKREDYVVMKAEAQVVEGMLRDRTLGLVDELFLECRNQWQDGEKNCSKRAYWQCLALYGKVKDEGIAVHQWWN, from the coding sequence ATGGATAAATTAGCTCGTGGGCATCTGGCCAAGAACGTTGATTATGATGTGAATGAGCTGAATGCTATGGGAATCGGTTTGGATTCTCACACACTTTTGGTGATAAAGATACCCGATTCAACATGGGTTCTGCGTGTCTTGTCGAGAATTCTGTTCTTGGCGACGATTATTCTCGCATTGTCTTCTTTTGGTTCTAAGCTGAGAACCTCTTCCAATGGTGCTTTATTCAAGCCCGACGCTAATTCAGATATGGCCAGTGGTTACAAGATTCTGCCCCTTCTGCTCCATGATTTGTTAGAAGAAGGCCTCATCAAGAAAGGCCAAAAGGGTTTCGTTCTTGGTGCTGGTAACTTCCATAATGAAGATGATTTCCAGTTCCTGGAAGACGCGGGTGTTGATTTGCTCATCGGAACTGATCTGCAGCAGAAGAATGCGGTTGAACCCCaagtgtttgattttgttttctcgCTGAGTTTTCGCAGAATCCATCTGTTTGATGGTGTTTTAAAGGAGGGTGGCCTGGTGATCTCTCCATTGGACAGTGATCCCTTAACCGAGCTGCAGCTTTTGAGTAGTTACAAGATTGTGTATCTTCGAAGATTCGAGAACACAGTGGTGGCAATGCGTAAAAAGGGGAATAATTCCCCATCAAAGCAAGTGTCGTCTTTCAGCGTAACACCTGAGGAAAAGAAAGCTGCACTGAAAAACCTGGAGGATGTATATCTCGAGCCCCCGAGACGGTCAACACTGGTGAAAAAACCAATCTTTACATCAAGGAAAATCAAGTTCCTTCCTGATCTGTTGAAGGACTCTTTGGATGAGTATCCACGACGCATCTTCATCTCAGATGACTTGACAGCACTTGACTGGTTTTACAAGAACTACCCCATGAAGGATCAAGAATTTGAAGTTTATGACATGGAGATTGTGACCAACAATGATGTACCTTCACAACGAGCCACACCTCAAGAAACAGGGGTATCGAGTTGGCTAGTGAAGAACGTAAAAAGGGAGGACTATGTCGTGATGAAGGCGGAGGCACAAGTGGTGGAGGGCATGCTCAGAGATAGGACATTAGGTCTTGTGGATGAATTGTTCCTGGAGTGTAGAAATCAATGGCAAGATGGGGAAAAGAATTGCAGCAAGAGAGCATATTGGCAGTGTTTAGCCTTGTATGGTAAAGTAAAGGATGAAGGGATAGCTGTGCATCAATGGTGGAATTGA